In Microvenator marinus, one genomic interval encodes:
- a CDS encoding tRNA dihydrouridine synthase, producing MNEQLPPSPEKISYDVGGITISPAVVLAPMEGVTNIVFRRLIRSLGGPGLTYTEFFPSKSIAETQGKVLDEIAFDPEEYPIAIQIFGRDPAVMAEAAAVVQDLGATIVDINMGCPSKKVCARSGGSALMREPELAVEIVRAVRKVVTVPLTVKMRTGYDHDNKNAPELAWRFQEEGVDALTIHWRTKVDLYSGVRDVTPIAEAVQRVKIPVLGNGDVVDVPSAHAMMQETGCAGVMIGRGAVQDPWLLLKIARWMRNEPQPVINARERERVLLLYHEKISEAFGAERAALNRLKMVAKYFAEPLVFGKSFRKAVTRSQETSEALDHIRTYFSLLEAWEAGDLGAFDGTIFDEMEAAA from the coding sequence ATGAACGAACAACTACCTCCCTCACCCGAGAAGATTTCTTACGATGTAGGCGGCATCACGATTTCCCCGGCTGTCGTTCTGGCGCCCATGGAAGGTGTGACCAATATCGTGTTCCGCCGGCTAATCCGCTCGCTTGGCGGGCCAGGGTTGACCTACACGGAGTTCTTCCCATCAAAATCCATCGCGGAGACCCAAGGTAAGGTGCTCGACGAGATCGCCTTCGATCCCGAAGAGTACCCGATCGCGATCCAGATTTTTGGTCGCGACCCGGCCGTGATGGCTGAGGCCGCCGCAGTAGTTCAGGATTTGGGTGCCACCATTGTGGATATCAATATGGGGTGCCCTTCTAAGAAGGTTTGCGCGCGCTCGGGCGGCTCTGCATTGATGCGCGAGCCTGAACTTGCTGTGGAAATCGTGCGTGCGGTCCGCAAAGTGGTCACAGTGCCACTTACGGTCAAAATGCGCACTGGCTACGACCACGACAACAAGAACGCCCCTGAGCTCGCCTGGCGCTTTCAGGAAGAGGGCGTGGACGCGCTGACCATCCACTGGCGTACCAAAGTTGACCTCTATAGCGGCGTTCGCGACGTCACCCCGATTGCCGAAGCTGTGCAACGGGTGAAGATCCCGGTGCTTGGAAACGGAGACGTTGTGGATGTTCCGAGCGCACACGCGATGATGCAGGAGACGGGGTGTGCCGGCGTCATGATTGGCCGCGGCGCAGTTCAGGACCCCTGGCTTCTACTCAAGATCGCGCGTTGGATGCGCAATGAACCACAGCCTGTTATCAATGCGCGTGAAAGAGAACGTGTGCTCCTGCTCTACCACGAGAAAATCAGCGAGGCGTTTGGCGCAGAACGAGCCGCACTGAACCGTCTCAAGATGGTAGCCAAGTATTTTGCTGAACCCCTAGTTTTTGGCAAATCCTTCCGCAAAGCCGTGACGCGTTCACAAGAGACGTCTGAGGCCTTGGACCATATCCGCACCTACTTCTCGCTGCTTGAGGCGTGGGAAGCCGGCGATCTTGGCGCCTTTGACGG
- a CDS encoding CAP domain-containing protein, with amino-acid sequence MKNLRRAIALLVLSFALAACEGQILADRAGINTPECTTAAQCELKVCMKTACENNQCVWDPIPECQSCEDCEEVCGNGVIEGDETCDGNCPTTCQTSDACTPEVLVGSAATCDAKCEAEPSITMCSDGDGCCPSACDSTTDSDCGTMCGNGVVEAEETCDGDCPTTCESPDACVTMSLSGAAATCDAECTVSNTITACVDNDGCCPSACNNTNDNDCQVDCTDIAAWPSNWAAMEDEVIVLVNEVRAQTQTCGQYGSFDPAGPVEMNDEMRIASRCHSVDMGERNRLGHDGSDGSSFSQRLGTAGYNGQPRGENVAAGYGSAQTVVNGWMNSPGHCRNIMNSGINRMGIGYYLAPGSQYGDWWTMTTGIGGN; translated from the coding sequence ATGAAAAACCTTCGAAGAGCGATAGCTTTACTGGTCCTCTCCTTCGCCCTAGCAGCATGCGAGGGGCAGATACTCGCCGATCGTGCGGGCATCAACACACCTGAATGCACCACCGCAGCTCAGTGCGAGCTCAAAGTCTGCATGAAGACAGCGTGTGAGAATAATCAGTGCGTGTGGGACCCGATTCCGGAGTGCCAGAGCTGCGAGGATTGTGAAGAAGTGTGCGGGAATGGCGTGATTGAAGGCGACGAGACCTGCGACGGAAACTGCCCAACCACGTGCCAAACCTCAGACGCGTGTACCCCTGAAGTTCTTGTGGGCAGCGCCGCCACCTGCGATGCGAAGTGTGAGGCCGAGCCGTCGATCACCATGTGTTCCGACGGCGACGGGTGTTGCCCAAGTGCCTGCGATTCCACGACGGACTCCGACTGCGGGACGATGTGTGGGAACGGGGTCGTCGAGGCTGAGGAAACCTGTGACGGTGATTGCCCGACTACGTGCGAGAGCCCAGATGCCTGTGTGACCATGAGTTTGAGCGGCGCGGCGGCAACATGTGACGCCGAATGCACGGTTTCAAACACCATCACAGCCTGCGTGGACAATGACGGCTGTTGCCCATCTGCGTGCAACAACACCAACGACAACGACTGCCAGGTGGACTGCACAGACATCGCAGCGTGGCCCTCAAATTGGGCGGCTATGGAGGACGAGGTGATTGTGTTGGTCAACGAGGTTCGTGCTCAGACACAAACATGTGGTCAGTACGGAAGCTTCGACCCCGCAGGGCCTGTGGAGATGAACGACGAAATGCGCATCGCTTCGCGCTGTCATAGCGTGGATATGGGCGAGAGAAACCGACTCGGCCACGACGGCTCGGACGGCTCGTCTTTCTCGCAACGACTCGGCACGGCTGGATACAACGGGCAGCCACGCGGCGAAAACGTGGCCGCCGGATACGGAAGCGCACAAACCGTGGTCAACGGTTGGATGAATAGTCCGGGGCACTGTCGCAACATCATGAATTCTGGTATCAACCGCATGGGCATTGGGTATTACCTTGCTCCCGGATCGCAGTATGGCGATTGGTGGACCATGACCACCGGCATCGGTGGGAATTGA
- a CDS encoding CAP domain-containing protein, giving the protein MLQRVFISLFLIVSGCEASLTTNYDVDPAETPDVSNPDSSSGDVGLLDMGGVADMPAEMPDQDLDVATEDMTLADMPADMVVDMPRDMPADMVPDMPVDMVADMPDQATGPVCGNGVTEAPETCDGNCPQSCEAMVCQTATMSGTPQNCDVECSYQAIVTCTNNDGCCAPGCNANNDDDCVVDCRNPASWPTGWATYEQEVVTLLNQYRSSSQNCGTRGTFSAAGPLVMSPTLQEASRCHSVDMGVHNTLTHTGSDGSSFSQRASAAGYTGFAANENAGKGYSTPASVVQGWMNSDGHCANVMNPNINRVGVGYYLHATSGRWWTMVGGINGN; this is encoded by the coding sequence ATGCTTCAACGCGTGTTTATCTCATTGTTTTTGATAGTCAGTGGGTGCGAAGCAAGCCTCACTACTAACTACGACGTTGATCCGGCCGAGACTCCCGACGTCTCAAACCCGGATTCCAGCTCGGGTGATGTGGGTCTTTTGGATATGGGCGGGGTTGCGGACATGCCTGCTGAGATGCCAGACCAAGATTTGGATGTGGCGACGGAGGATATGACTCTGGCCGATATGCCGGCAGACATGGTCGTAGATATGCCTCGGGACATGCCCGCAGACATGGTCCCGGATATGCCCGTGGACATGGTTGCAGATATGCCAGACCAGGCGACGGGGCCTGTTTGCGGAAATGGTGTGACCGAAGCGCCTGAGACCTGCGACGGAAACTGCCCCCAGAGTTGTGAAGCGATGGTGTGCCAGACCGCCACCATGAGCGGAACTCCTCAAAATTGTGACGTCGAGTGCTCCTATCAGGCGATCGTGACCTGCACGAATAATGACGGATGTTGTGCGCCGGGTTGTAACGCGAACAACGACGACGATTGTGTGGTGGACTGCCGGAACCCGGCGTCGTGGCCAACCGGCTGGGCAACTTACGAGCAAGAGGTCGTGACCCTGCTCAACCAATATCGGTCAAGCTCTCAGAATTGTGGGACTCGGGGAACGTTCTCGGCGGCAGGGCCCTTGGTGATGAGCCCGACACTCCAAGAAGCTTCGCGCTGTCATTCGGTGGATATGGGCGTTCATAACACTCTGACGCACACGGGGTCTGATGGTAGCTCGTTCTCGCAGCGTGCTTCCGCGGCTGGCTACACGGGTTTCGCGGCGAACGAAAACGCCGGAAAAGGCTATTCGACGCCAGCTAGCGTGGTCCAGGGTTGGATGAACTCGGATGGACACTGCGCGAACGTGATGAACCCCAACATCAACCGTGTGGGCGTTGGGTACTACCTCCACGCGACCTCTGGCCGGTGGTGGACCATGGTTGGCGGCATCAACGGCAACTGA
- a CDS encoding uracil-DNA glycosylase family protein, translated as MNKIHEISKRLSSRLHDLEFQEPVTHVYNPLDYAWESHAAYLEFADHGAKVLFMGMNPGPWGMAQTGVPFGDVGFVRDFLGIEKPVSKPALEHPKRLVEGFECSRSEVSGSRLWGWVQERYETPESFFKEFFIWNYCPLSFMEESGRNRTPDQLPKEERETIFGPCDDALREVVEAMEIEMVVGVGTWAEKQAKRALKKSGTKFGRILHPSPASPKANQGWAPIVEDELSALGLI; from the coding sequence ATGAACAAAATTCACGAGATTTCGAAACGCCTATCGAGCCGACTTCACGACCTCGAGTTTCAAGAGCCGGTGACTCATGTTTACAACCCACTCGACTACGCTTGGGAGAGTCACGCCGCGTATCTTGAGTTCGCCGACCATGGCGCAAAAGTCCTCTTCATGGGGATGAACCCCGGGCCGTGGGGAATGGCTCAAACGGGAGTGCCCTTTGGCGATGTGGGATTTGTGCGTGACTTCCTTGGCATCGAGAAGCCCGTCTCTAAGCCTGCGCTGGAACACCCCAAGCGACTTGTTGAAGGCTTTGAGTGCAGCCGAAGCGAAGTCAGCGGATCGCGGCTCTGGGGCTGGGTCCAAGAGCGCTACGAGACGCCGGAAAGCTTCTTCAAGGAGTTCTTCATTTGGAACTATTGCCCACTCTCGTTCATGGAAGAATCTGGACGAAACCGCACGCCAGACCAACTCCCGAAGGAGGAGCGCGAGACCATCTTCGGACCATGTGACGACGCGCTCAGAGAGGTCGTTGAAGCCATGGAGATCGAGATGGTGGTCGGAGTTGGAACCTGGGCGGAGAAGCAGGCCAAACGAGCTCTGAAGAAGTCCGGTACGAAGTTTGGGCGAATTCTGCACCCATCGCCGGCGAGCCCGAAAGCCAATCAGGGATGGGCTCCGATTGTTGAGGACGAACTCAGCGCCCTTGGCCTTATCTGA
- a CDS encoding symmetrical bis(5'-nucleosyl)-tetraphosphatase translates to MRTIIIGDIHGQFESLMALTDELKWHDSCQTYFCGDLVNVGPNSADVVRWAMENNVKVVLGNHDLHMLSVMRGKSKARPKDTFHDILEARDRQEIFDWLVSQPLALSIDASHILVHAGVLPGWTEETILELSGEVEAALRSDPDSFFENMYGNQPSLWSPEIEGVDRLRIAVNALTRARVLHGDGRLEFEYKGLYDEIPSGLHAWFDLWPKQNPPQKIIFGHWSALGARDFGNAFALDSGAAWGRELSALELSYAQGVAQYTLTSVPVI, encoded by the coding sequence TTGAGGACCATCATCATCGGAGATATTCACGGTCAGTTCGAGAGCCTGATGGCCCTCACCGACGAGCTAAAATGGCATGATTCGTGCCAGACCTATTTTTGCGGAGACCTTGTCAACGTGGGTCCAAACTCGGCTGACGTGGTCCGTTGGGCCATGGAAAACAACGTCAAGGTCGTGCTTGGGAATCACGATCTTCATATGCTTTCGGTGATGCGAGGAAAGTCGAAGGCTCGGCCGAAAGACACCTTCCATGACATCTTGGAGGCGCGTGACCGGCAAGAGATTTTCGACTGGCTCGTGTCTCAACCGCTGGCCCTTTCGATCGATGCATCCCACATTCTGGTCCATGCAGGCGTACTTCCTGGGTGGACCGAGGAGACGATTCTGGAGCTCAGCGGCGAGGTTGAGGCGGCGCTTCGATCCGATCCCGATTCGTTCTTCGAGAATATGTATGGCAATCAGCCTTCGCTCTGGAGTCCGGAAATCGAAGGTGTGGATCGCCTTCGGATTGCCGTGAACGCGCTCACCCGTGCCAGAGTCCTACATGGCGATGGCCGTCTCGAGTTCGAATACAAGGGGCTCTACGACGAGATCCCGAGCGGGCTGCACGCGTGGTTTGACCTCTGGCCCAAACAAAATCCGCCGCAAAAGATCATCTTTGGTCATTGGTCGGCGCTTGGGGCGCGCGATTTTGGAAATGCGTTCGCGCTCGATAGTGGTGCTGCATGGGGACGAGAGCTCAGCGCCCTTGAATTGAGCTACGCTCAAGGTGTTGCCCAATACACCTTAACGTCCGTACCGGTGATCTGA
- a CDS encoding two-component system sensor histidine kinase NtrB, with protein sequence MSDEKQAQNRKLLIALALLSIAMTAVLLATFYLIQRDSDELALRFQEERVAQIQDVSRIVTESVGDVTADLEFLSRLVVGASDAEREAFLQALLGGVGAYRAGAVVGKNGVARQVIVDPRAGELPGRDDIAAMEKAAMQALKEGTSVSPLALNQDPWLRAFAQKTSASEAVVLLVDTQSFLDELRILASDPHTWLLVLGPHGSPAPSTSSPILEHVSNPPEALAEVLERMRKGERGALKIKAADAQWVGFEDGDVVVAMERVEVRDGVFWSIASFSSLASIRNAQSSLQSRLIGFATALILVLILFGGYAFVVVRKTAILEERLRTTAYLSHLHEKAHKVVQSIPIAVGILDSNLEISDQNKAFKEIFGPEFSAIRELLVEVSQTRTPRSKIFENALPFGDGVFQLHVVPIEPQAEDASVVVIVENLSDLRTLEEQLLRMEKLATVGVLAAGIAHEIGTPLGVVRGRAELIQRKLESESTHQRGLEVIIEQIDRVSRTIQELLDFSRIKEASVESVDLHAVALQVRELLSYELREGLTIDVSIPNDISTIQANPDQVQQVLLNLVINAIDAVQGMEEARVEIGARDESGHVLIWVEDNGPGIPSADRHRVFDPFYTTKKRGQGTGLGLTVVGQIARNHGVEVSLSEVSKGARVELRWPSSRNHNGHRANTMAVVQ encoded by the coding sequence ATGAGTGACGAAAAACAAGCCCAGAATAGAAAGCTTCTCATCGCACTGGCGCTGCTCTCGATAGCGATGACCGCCGTGCTACTCGCAACCTTCTACCTGATTCAGCGCGATTCGGACGAGCTCGCCCTGCGGTTCCAGGAAGAAAGGGTTGCGCAGATTCAGGACGTCTCAAGGATTGTCACGGAAAGCGTTGGCGACGTAACTGCCGACCTTGAGTTCCTATCGAGGCTCGTGGTCGGGGCATCCGACGCAGAACGAGAGGCCTTTCTTCAGGCTCTTCTAGGCGGCGTCGGAGCATATCGCGCGGGAGCTGTGGTGGGCAAGAATGGGGTCGCGAGGCAGGTCATCGTGGACCCTCGTGCAGGGGAGTTGCCCGGTCGCGATGATATCGCGGCCATGGAAAAGGCTGCAATGCAGGCCCTAAAGGAAGGGACCTCCGTGTCTCCTTTGGCGCTCAATCAAGACCCGTGGCTCCGCGCCTTCGCGCAGAAGACAAGCGCTTCCGAGGCAGTGGTTCTTCTTGTCGATACGCAAAGTTTCCTCGATGAACTTAGGATTTTGGCCTCGGATCCTCATACCTGGCTCCTCGTCCTTGGGCCGCACGGCTCTCCCGCACCTTCAACGTCAAGCCCGATTTTGGAGCACGTCTCCAACCCGCCAGAAGCACTCGCGGAGGTTCTCGAACGCATGAGAAAGGGGGAGCGCGGCGCGCTCAAGATTAAGGCGGCGGATGCTCAGTGGGTTGGCTTTGAAGACGGTGACGTGGTTGTTGCCATGGAACGCGTGGAAGTGCGCGATGGCGTCTTCTGGTCCATCGCGAGCTTCTCATCGCTCGCCTCGATTCGAAACGCTCAGTCTTCCCTGCAAAGTCGATTGATTGGTTTTGCGACCGCGCTCATCTTGGTTCTGATTTTGTTCGGTGGCTACGCGTTTGTCGTGGTCAGAAAGACGGCAATTCTAGAGGAGAGATTGCGCACTACGGCCTACCTTTCTCACCTGCACGAGAAGGCGCATAAGGTGGTTCAATCCATCCCGATCGCGGTTGGGATATTGGACTCTAACCTCGAAATCAGCGACCAAAACAAGGCGTTTAAAGAGATTTTCGGGCCTGAGTTTTCTGCGATCCGCGAGCTCCTCGTCGAGGTCAGCCAAACCCGAACGCCTCGTAGCAAGATTTTTGAGAACGCCTTGCCCTTTGGAGACGGGGTATTCCAACTACACGTCGTGCCTATCGAGCCGCAGGCTGAGGACGCAAGCGTCGTGGTAATCGTCGAGAACCTCTCGGATCTGCGGACCCTGGAAGAGCAACTCTTGCGAATGGAGAAGCTCGCCACCGTGGGGGTGCTCGCGGCCGGAATTGCTCATGAGATCGGTACCCCATTGGGTGTGGTCCGGGGCCGTGCTGAGCTCATTCAACGCAAGCTAGAATCCGAGAGCACGCATCAACGCGGGCTCGAGGTCATCATCGAGCAGATCGATCGCGTCAGCCGAACCATTCAAGAGTTGCTCGACTTCTCACGCATCAAAGAGGCCAGCGTAGAAAGTGTAGACCTCCACGCGGTTGCGCTTCAGGTCAGAGAGCTTCTCTCGTACGAGCTTCGAGAAGGGCTCACCATTGACGTCTCCATTCCGAACGATATCTCCACCATTCAGGCCAACCCTGATCAGGTACAACAGGTGCTGCTGAATCTGGTAATCAACGCGATTGATGCGGTGCAAGGGATGGAAGAGGCGCGAGTCGAGATCGGCGCCCGAGATGAATCCGGCCACGTTCTGATCTGGGTTGAAGATAATGGCCCAGGCATACCCTCAGCAGATCGGCATCGGGTCTTCGACCCCTTTTACACCACGAAGAAGCGAGGCCAGGGAACTGGGCTCGGGTTGACAGTGGTGGGCCAGATCGCTCGTAACCACGGGGTGGAAGTGAGTCTCTCTGAGGTTTCCAAGGGCGCGCGTGTTGAACTGCGATGGCCGTCTTCAAGAAATCACAACGGCCACCGTGCGAACACGATGGCCGTTGTTCAATGA
- a CDS encoding OmpA family protein, with amino-acid sequence MNRVLVLSVLALFMTSACASAPKKAVVPDETSLGTAAPAEEKTAPSRSEEPDRAGDDITSPVYFAYNSSEIDSSYSGQLQALATEIRSTNGELVIEGHTDERGSTEFNLALGERRAQSTKQYLVRLGVSGQNVNTISYGEERPAAMGDTESAHSKNRRAEFILSN; translated from the coding sequence ATGAATCGTGTGTTGGTGTTGAGTGTGTTGGCGCTATTTATGACCTCTGCGTGCGCGTCGGCCCCTAAAAAGGCGGTGGTTCCTGATGAGACCAGTCTCGGCACCGCGGCACCGGCTGAGGAGAAGACCGCACCGTCGCGTAGCGAAGAGCCCGACCGTGCAGGAGACGACATCACCAGTCCGGTGTATTTCGCCTACAACTCCTCGGAAATCGATTCGAGTTATTCTGGACAGCTTCAGGCTCTGGCCACTGAAATCCGCTCAACTAACGGAGAGTTGGTGATCGAAGGCCATACCGACGAGCGAGGAAGCACGGAGTTCAACCTGGCTCTTGGTGAGCGCAGGGCACAGTCGACCAAGCAGTACTTGGTGCGTCTAGGCGTCTCCGGACAAAATGTTAACACGATTTCTTACGGTGAAGAGCGTCCCGCCGCCATGGGCGATACAGAATCCGCCCACTCTAAGAATCGTCGTGCAGAGTTCATCCTGTCGAATTGA
- a CDS encoding sigma-54-dependent transcriptional regulator, translated as MKRHARILVIDDHEEMVELLAEQLRDEEFIVDVSTDGRTALVLAIERLPDLVITDLRMRGFDGFDVLKAFKELDPDLPVLIMTAFGGVDSAVEAIKQGAAHYFTKPFRLDEVLIWVNRALEARSMQSENRRLRAERSQGIDRFVGQSAAMQRLRERIGKISSVDAPVLIRGESGTGKELVARAIHEAGLRAAAPFVAVNCTSLPQELLESELFGHAKGAFTGAANARRGLFLEADGGTLFLDEIGDMPAELQAKLLRVLQEKEIRPVGSDASRKVDVRIIAATHQPLEELIKSGKFREDLFFRLDVLNVQVPALRERREDIETLTRHFFDKYRVEFKSSVRELPSELLERFLRAPWAGNVRELENAVQRYVILGEFDPVQSHAEDSAPLDLFNLREVEDRHIRRVLDYCGGNKTQAAELLGIDASTIHRKLSRP; from the coding sequence ATGAAACGACATGCCCGAATTCTAGTGATCGACGACCATGAGGAAATGGTCGAACTACTCGCCGAACAATTGCGAGACGAGGAATTCATCGTGGATGTATCCACCGATGGGCGCACTGCTTTGGTACTCGCCATTGAGAGGCTTCCTGATCTCGTGATCACCGACCTCAGGATGCGTGGATTTGACGGCTTTGATGTACTCAAGGCCTTCAAAGAGTTGGACCCCGACTTGCCGGTTCTCATCATGACTGCGTTTGGTGGTGTGGACTCTGCCGTGGAGGCCATCAAACAAGGCGCAGCCCATTACTTCACAAAACCTTTTCGGCTCGACGAAGTCTTGATTTGGGTCAACCGCGCTCTCGAAGCACGGTCCATGCAGAGCGAAAATCGCCGCCTTCGCGCCGAACGCTCCCAAGGCATCGACCGATTCGTGGGGCAATCAGCCGCCATGCAACGCCTGCGCGAACGCATCGGCAAGATTTCGAGCGTGGATGCGCCGGTTCTGATTCGAGGTGAGAGCGGGACGGGAAAAGAGCTCGTTGCGCGCGCAATCCACGAAGCCGGCCTTCGCGCCGCCGCCCCATTTGTGGCGGTCAACTGTACATCTCTGCCGCAAGAACTCTTGGAGAGTGAGCTCTTTGGACACGCAAAAGGCGCCTTTACGGGGGCTGCGAACGCAAGGCGCGGACTCTTCCTCGAGGCCGATGGAGGCACCCTTTTCTTGGACGAAATCGGCGATATGCCGGCTGAGCTTCAGGCCAAACTCCTGCGCGTTCTTCAGGAAAAGGAGATCCGCCCCGTGGGATCGGATGCCTCACGCAAAGTCGACGTCAGAATCATCGCTGCCACTCATCAACCGCTCGAAGAACTCATCAAATCCGGGAAGTTTAGAGAAGACCTCTTCTTTAGGCTCGACGTGCTCAACGTCCAGGTGCCTGCGCTCAGGGAACGTCGCGAAGATATCGAAACGCTCACGAGGCATTTTTTCGATAAGTACCGAGTGGAGTTTAAATCGAGCGTCCGTGAGCTACCCTCCGAGCTTCTAGAGCGATTCTTGCGCGCACCATGGGCTGGCAACGTCCGAGAGCTCGAAAACGCCGTACAGCGCTACGTAATTCTCGGTGAGTTCGACCCCGTTCAGTCCCATGCCGAAGACTCGGCTCCGCTGGACCTCTTCAACCTGCGTGAAGTCGAAGACCGTCATATTCGGCGAGTGTTGGACTATTGTGGAGGGAACAAAACACAGGCCGCGGAGCTCCTCGGGATAGATGCTTCAACCATCCATCGGAAACTCTCGCGGCCTTAG
- a CDS encoding NYN domain-containing protein produces MASLPTNPNIAIFCDYENVAIGAKDANYTNLDISLIIERLLDKGTIVVKRAYSDWDTFKQAKKPMHEAAFELIEIPHVSYSGKNSADIRMVVDALDLCYTKPHVNVFVIISGDSDFSPLVSKLRENNKFVIGIGVKSSSSKLLLENCDEYIFYDDLVREKRKSERNAQQKGRQKRETTETQPSNGAPAKEGETNADRAGARQEAVDLVLETVEALFRERDENIWASHVKQVIKRKRPQFSETFYGFRSFNELIEESQTQQLLDIQKDEKSGGYVIIGFGPKA; encoded by the coding sequence ATGGCATCTTTGCCAACCAACCCAAATATTGCGATTTTTTGTGACTATGAAAACGTGGCCATCGGCGCCAAAGACGCGAACTACACGAACCTCGATATCAGCCTTATCATTGAGCGTTTGCTCGACAAGGGCACGATCGTGGTCAAGCGCGCCTACTCCGATTGGGACACGTTCAAGCAGGCTAAAAAGCCCATGCACGAGGCGGCGTTCGAGCTCATCGAGATCCCGCACGTCTCGTATTCCGGAAAGAACTCGGCGGATATTCGAATGGTCGTCGACGCGCTCGACCTTTGCTACACCAAGCCTCACGTCAACGTCTTCGTGATCATTTCCGGTGATTCGGACTTCTCACCGCTCGTCTCGAAGCTTCGTGAGAACAATAAGTTTGTGATCGGAATTGGTGTCAAATCCTCAAGCTCAAAACTCTTGCTCGAGAACTGCGACGAATACATCTTCTACGACGACCTCGTTCGCGAAAAACGAAAGTCCGAGAGGAATGCCCAGCAAAAAGGTCGCCAAAAACGAGAGACCACCGAGACTCAGCCCAGCAACGGTGCGCCAGCGAAAGAAGGCGAGACCAACGCGGACCGCGCGGGAGCAAGGCAGGAAGCTGTGGACCTTGTGCTCGAGACCGTTGAAGCCCTTTTCCGTGAGCGAGACGAGAATATCTGGGCCTCGCACGTCAAGCAGGTCATCAAGAGAAAGCGGCCTCAGTTCTCAGAAACATTCTACGGGTTTAGAAGTTTCAACGAGCTCATCGAAGAAAGCCAGACCCAACAACTTCTGGATATTCAGAAGGACGAGAAGTCTGGCGGCTACGTCATCATTGGATTTGGGCCCAAAGCCTGA
- a CDS encoding OmpA family protein: MKRRYFLGFLAAGLVSLSTGGVAFAQAGQALFDYQIRNLAQTDSESPMLIMRAKEYIKSGEVVMKRSDGQTQRTKLGSLKPGQEKRVPFKQKKGSFDYEISVTGTTNFDQTLETSFTTTVHYVDPIQMTVDREQVRVAEGELILGVNVPLDKVEIEIYDENGTKVVERTQAIGGKAGDIKITWPATKAGVGGIKLVAHDVAGFWAGVILEPFWVDIPHEDIVFDFGKDTWQPSEEPKLEATLKRVQEAMSKHRSKGLDMSLYVAGYTDTVGGAADNIKLSQARARAIGAWFKKKGLKINVFSQGFGESVLAVQTADNVSEEKNRRALLILGNAPPPTSSQIPKANWKKL; encoded by the coding sequence ATGAAAAGACGATATTTCTTAGGATTTTTGGCTGCTGGACTCGTGAGCTTGAGCACAGGGGGCGTCGCTTTCGCTCAGGCCGGCCAAGCCCTTTTCGACTACCAAATCCGCAACCTCGCCCAGACCGATTCGGAATCGCCGATGCTCATCATGAGAGCAAAGGAGTACATCAAATCTGGCGAAGTCGTGATGAAGAGGAGTGACGGACAGACCCAGCGCACAAAGCTTGGAAGCCTTAAGCCTGGTCAGGAAAAGCGCGTCCCATTCAAGCAGAAGAAGGGCTCTTTCGATTATGAAATCAGCGTCACCGGCACCACAAATTTTGATCAGACCCTCGAGACCTCTTTTACAACGACCGTGCATTATGTGGACCCTATCCAAATGACGGTGGACCGTGAGCAAGTCCGCGTGGCTGAAGGCGAGCTCATCCTTGGCGTCAATGTGCCGCTGGATAAAGTCGAGATCGAAATCTATGACGAAAACGGTACCAAGGTTGTAGAGCGAACACAGGCTATCGGAGGCAAGGCCGGAGATATCAAGATCACCTGGCCGGCGACCAAAGCTGGCGTAGGCGGCATCAAACTCGTGGCGCACGACGTCGCAGGCTTCTGGGCAGGCGTCATCCTTGAGCCATTCTGGGTAGACATTCCACACGAAGATATCGTCTTTGATTTTGGTAAGGACACCTGGCAGCCCTCAGAGGAGCCGAAGCTCGAAGCCACCTTAAAACGAGTACAAGAGGCGATGAGCAAACACCGGTCTAAGGGGCTCGATATGTCACTCTACGTGGCCGGATACACGGACACCGTGGGAGGGGCCGCCGACAATATCAAGCTTAGTCAGGCTCGCGCTCGCGCGATTGGAGCGTGGTTCAAAAAGAAGGGCCTCAAGATCAACGTCTTTTCCCAAGGCTTTGGAGAGTCAGTACTCGCGGTTCAAACCGCCGACAATGTTTCGGAAGAAAAGAACCGGCGCGCTCTCTTGATCCTTGGAAATGCCCCACCACCGACTTCCTCGCAAATTCCAAAGGCCAACTGGAAGAAGCTCTAA